One Diadema setosum chromosome 8, eeDiaSeto1, whole genome shotgun sequence genomic window carries:
- the LOC140231777 gene encoding uncharacterized protein: protein MASTPASVRLIVWCMPRTISTALAKCLSAIEGLEVWFEPFCYSETAANVYKQAVGRDLPKVYDGNEEAIASAAEILSNIVGSEIEADRIAFSAVKQALESTTAKYVIVKDMAFGVRDEDSRAYIPAGYRHVFLVRHPVRAYSSYRRAAFKQLTSMGVLKGDARNLETFDFGVEDFLLPSKTFYQDLHSLWAYVRESGLDPEPIVLDSDDLLERPSEVLSKFCRLVGLPYSHSLLQWDSSTAVADSWKAPGEAVAKDFVTMYETAMKSSCFMPLSKLATRDQLPADVLRLSDAGMKFYEELQKHKL, encoded by the exons ATGGCGTCTACACCAGCTTCTGTGCGCCTCATCGTCTGGTGTATGCCGCGGACGATCTCCACGGCGCTCGCTAAGTGTCTTAGCGCCATTGAGGGACTCGAAGTCTGGTTCGAGCCGTTCTGTTACAGCGAAACCGCCGCCAACGTGTACAAGCAGGCTGTCGGCCGGGACCTGCCCAAGGTGTACGATGGGAACGAGGAGGCGATCGCTTCGGCTGCTGAAATTCTGTCCAATATCGTGGGCTCTGAGATCGAGGCAGACCGTATAGC GTTTTCAGCAGTCAAGCAAGCGTTGGAATCGACAACTGCTAAGTACGTGATAGTCAAGGATATGGCGTTTGGTGTGCGAGACGAGGATAGCCGCGCCTACATCCCAGCCGGGTACAGACACGTGTTCCTCGTCCGTCACCCAGTGAGGGCGTATTCGTCTTACAGAAGAGCAGCCTTCAAGCAGCTCACGTCCATGGGTGTGCTGAAAGGGGATGCCAGGAACTTGGAAACGTTTGACTTTGGGGTGGAAGACTTCCTTCTTCCATCAAAGACGTTTTACCAAGATCTGCATTCTCTTTGGGCGTACGTGCGCGAGTCCGGCCTCGATCCGGAGCCGATTGTTCTCGACTCCGACGATCTGCTGGAGAGACCCTCCGAAGTGTTATCGAAGTTTTGCCGACTGGTTGGACTCCCCTATTCGCATTCCTTGCTCCAGTGGGATTCGTCAACAGCCGTAGCCGACTCATGGAAGGCGCCCGGGGAGGCGGTGGCGAAAGATTTCGTCACCATGTACGAAACAGCTATGAAGAGTAGCTGTTTCATGCCACTTTCCAAGCTCGCAACACGTGACCAGCTTCCCGCCGACGTCCTACGACTTTCGGACGCTGGGATGAAATTCTACGAAGAACTTCAAAAACACAAATtgtaa